One Pseudomonadota bacterium genomic window carries:
- a CDS encoding ParB/RepB/Spo0J family partition protein has translation MVTKKTTVNPEFLYISADKIIVLEQVRSNINIETDSFKSLMQSIKDKGILEPLLVTTQDDGTYLLICGERRLVAARQLGLESVPVRIIEAGKESGDTIALQLTENLQREDLNPMDQAKGILAYIQAKLPDKNYDVDGVMSEFVSYDRRPEDLPKEIADTLSAIAEICGKSTRTLLRTISLLKLSDEIQAAIRNEGSEW, from the coding sequence ATGGTAACAAAGAAGACAACTGTAAATCCAGAGTTTCTGTATATCTCCGCAGACAAGATTATAGTGTTGGAACAGGTTAGATCGAATATTAATATTGAAACAGATTCATTTAAATCACTCATGCAGTCGATCAAAGATAAGGGCATTTTAGAACCTCTTCTTGTAACCACACAGGATGACGGGACATATCTACTCATCTGCGGAGAGAGGCGTCTTGTTGCAGCCAGACAGTTAGGGCTTGAATCCGTACCAGTAAGAATTATTGAAGCAGGCAAGGAATCAGGCGACACCATAGCCCTTCAACTGACGGAGAATCTTCAGAGAGAAGACTTAAATCCCATGGATCAGGCGAAAGGGATATTGGCATATATTCAGGCGAAACTCCCTGATAAAAACTATGATGTGGATGGGGTGATGAGTGAGTTTGTGAGTTATGATAGGAGGCCCGAAGACCTACCCAAGGAAATTGCCGACACATTGTCGGCAATTGCTGAAATCTGCGGAAAGTCAACACGGACGCTGCTTCGCACGATTTCACTTTTAAAACTTTCCGATGAGATTCAGGCAGCAATCCGCAATGAAGGCAGTGAATGGTGA